Below is a genomic region from Prolixibacteraceae bacterium.
CTCACCCTTTTAATATATTATTTGGGTCAATTAAGGCACTTTAACGGCGTTCAAGATTTCTGATACAATCTCTTCACTAGTAATATTATTTGCCTCTGCTTCATAGCTTAGTCCAATACGGTGGCGAAGCACATCTGGACATACAGCACGAATATCTTCTGGAATTACATATCCTCTTCGCTTAATAAATGCGTAAGCTCTTGCAGCTTTTGCCAAACTAATACTTGCACGAGGAGATGCCCCGAAGCTAATCATGTCTTTATATTTCTCAAGACCATGTAGTTCTGGCTCACGAGTGGCATATACAATATCAACAATATAACGTTGAACTTTTTCATCTAGATAAACATCCTTTACGACTTCTCTTGCTGAAAGAATATCTTGAGTTGTTAGTTTCTTAGATGCTTTAGGGAACTGTTTAAGTAGGTTTGCTTGAATAATTGCTCTCTCTTCTTCCTTTTTAGGGTAACTAATGACAACCTTAAGCATAAAACGGTCAACTTGTGCTTCTGGAAGAGGATAAGTTCCTTCTTGCTCCACAGGG
It encodes:
- a CDS encoding AAA family ATPase, giving the protein MSQAVDIKELNERIQKESSFVDVISSEMNKVIVGQEHLVESLLIGLLSDGHILLEGVPGLAKTLAINTLAEIVDADFARIQFTPDLLPADLLGTMIYSQKNEEFVIKKGPIFTNFVLADEINRAPAKVQSALLEAMQERQVTIGDETYSLDKPFLVMATQNPVEQEGTYPLPEAQVDRFMLKVVISYPKKEEERAIIQANLLKQFPKASKKLTTQDILSAREVVKDVYLDEKVQRYIVDIVYATREPELHGLEKYKDMISFGASPRASISLAKAARAYAFIKRRGYVIPEDIRAVCPDVLRHRIGLSYEAEANNITSEEIVSEILNAVKVP